In Polynucleobacter sp. MWH-S4W17, a genomic segment contains:
- a CDS encoding peptidylprolyl isomerase, translated as MINKRQILSIGLLGTTLLSANAIAQNAVIVNGKAIPKVQLDKLVQRSGQPDNPQVRDQAREMLVTRELVLQEADKRGVIQNEMVREQLEQARIGVLVAAVFEDYVEKEGVAEADLKAAYESAKAQYSGKEYHVEHILVEKEADAKAITAQLKAGANFEDIAKAKSLDPGSAKNGGDLGWVSDKALVPEFSKAMVQLKNGQITDKPVKSQFGWHIIKVMDSRDIQAPSFEEMKAQLKQMIISDKNWQKAKFSEMMQKLRAKAKIQ; from the coding sequence ATGATCAATAAACGTCAAATACTCTCAATCGGCCTTCTTGGAACCACTCTTTTATCTGCAAATGCTATCGCACAGAATGCCGTCATCGTGAATGGCAAGGCAATTCCTAAAGTGCAATTAGATAAGCTAGTTCAACGTTCAGGACAGCCCGATAATCCTCAGGTACGCGATCAAGCTCGTGAGATGTTGGTCACCCGTGAATTGGTACTGCAAGAAGCTGACAAGCGCGGGGTCATTCAGAATGAAATGGTACGTGAGCAATTAGAGCAAGCGCGTATAGGGGTTTTAGTAGCTGCCGTATTTGAGGATTATGTTGAAAAAGAAGGTGTTGCAGAAGCCGATCTGAAAGCCGCTTATGAATCTGCAAAGGCGCAATACAGTGGCAAGGAATATCACGTAGAACATATCTTGGTAGAAAAAGAAGCCGATGCCAAGGCAATTACTGCGCAGCTTAAGGCGGGCGCTAATTTCGAAGATATCGCTAAAGCAAAGTCACTGGACCCGGGCTCCGCTAAAAATGGCGGCGATCTTGGCTGGGTTAGCGATAAAGCATTAGTGCCAGAGTTTTCTAAAGCAATGGTGCAGCTCAAAAATGGGCAAATCACTGATAAGCCTGTGAAATCACAGTTTGGTTGGCACATCATTAAGGTGATGGACTCTCGTGATATTCAAGCCCCAAGCTTTGAAGAAATGAAGGCTCAATTGAAGCAGATGATCATCTCTGATAAGAATTGGCAAAAGGCGAAGTTCTCTGAAATGATGCAAAAACTACGCGCTAAGGCAAAGATTCAATAA
- a CDS encoding BolA family transcriptional regulator, with protein MSINQQRIAAFDEDLRKAFQVQALKIEDESHLHAGHAGAASGGGHFRLEIIASEFKGLNLVARHRAVYAALNRHIPKEIHALTITALAPDEVAV; from the coding sequence ATGAGCATCAATCAACAACGGATTGCCGCTTTCGATGAAGATCTACGGAAAGCTTTTCAGGTTCAAGCCTTAAAGATTGAAGATGAAAGTCATCTTCATGCTGGCCATGCAGGCGCAGCTAGTGGCGGCGGCCACTTTCGACTTGAAATCATCGCCTCAGAGTTTAAGGGTTTGAACCTAGTGGCTCGTCATAGGGCTGTTTATGCTGCCTTGAATCGCCATATTCCCAAGGAAATTCATGCTTTAACCATTACTGCCCTAGCCCCAGACGAAGTTGCTGTCTAG
- the tmk gene encoding dTMP kinase, with protein sequence MTSAQNGYFISFEGIDGAGKSTHVDAFRNLIQERYPNKEVVMTREPGGTGLGEQLRNLLLDAPMNLETEALLMFAARREHIAQVIEPALSAGKIVISDRFTDASFAYQGGGRGLSLVKLNELERWVQGRPDGSLLQPNLTILFDLPGEIAEARRSKVRAPDKFEKMDLDFFERVRQEYLRRANDDSSRFHLVDATKTPEAIWDGLKLIQIAI encoded by the coding sequence ATGACATCAGCACAAAACGGATATTTCATTAGTTTCGAAGGCATCGATGGCGCAGGAAAGAGTACACACGTCGACGCCTTTAGAAATTTGATACAAGAGCGCTACCCAAACAAAGAGGTGGTGATGACACGTGAACCTGGTGGTACTGGTTTGGGCGAGCAATTACGCAACCTACTTTTAGATGCCCCCATGAATTTGGAGACTGAGGCCTTATTAATGTTTGCTGCACGTCGTGAACATATTGCACAGGTTATTGAGCCGGCGCTGTCGGCAGGAAAGATTGTAATTTCAGATCGCTTTACAGATGCTAGCTTCGCCTACCAAGGTGGTGGTCGCGGCTTGAGCTTGGTAAAGTTAAATGAATTAGAACGCTGGGTTCAGGGTCGCCCCGATGGTTCACTTTTGCAACCCAACTTAACAATTCTTTTTGACTTACCTGGTGAGATTGCGGAGGCTCGTCGCTCCAAGGTTCGAGCCCCAGATAAATTTGAAAAAATGGATCTAGATTTTTTCGAAAGAGTTCGTCAGGAATACTTGAGAAGAGCCAATGATGATTCATCACGCTTTCATCTAGTCGATGCAACAAAAACCCCTGAAGCTATTTGGGACGGTCTGAAACTTATTCAGATTGCGATTTAA
- a CDS encoding CBS domain-containing protein, which produces MKVRDILRVKGSTLFTVAPDTALQTAVLVMSEHDIGSLVVMEYDKLVGILTFREVIAALAKHHGKLEGLQVNTVMNQTPLTCNMETEIDEVRRMMLVDHARYLPVVDQKMLMGVISFYDVAKSVVEAQDFENTMLKAYIRDWPEDTEKAAS; this is translated from the coding sequence ATGAAAGTTCGTGACATATTACGCGTCAAGGGAAGCACCCTTTTTACAGTAGCCCCTGATACGGCGCTGCAAACTGCAGTGCTAGTAATGAGTGAGCACGACATTGGTTCATTGGTGGTCATGGAGTATGACAAACTGGTTGGCATTCTGACCTTCCGTGAAGTTATTGCCGCTTTAGCTAAACATCACGGCAAGCTTGAAGGTCTTCAAGTAAATACTGTGATGAATCAAACACCTTTGACCTGCAATATGGAAACCGAGATTGATGAGGTTCGGCGCATGATGCTGGTAGACCATGCGCGCTATTTGCCAGTAGTCGATCAAAAGATGTTGATGGGCGTTATTTCTTTCTACGACGTAGCAAAATCGGTGGTGGAAGCCCAGGACTTCGAAAATACGATGCTCAAGGCCTATATTCGTGATTGGCCGGAAGATACTGAAAAAGCAGCTTCCTAA
- the aroC gene encoding chorismate synthase, translated as MSGNTLGLLFTVTTFGESHGPAIGAVVDGCPPGMNLSEADIQLDLDRRKPGTSRHVTQRKEEDKVEILSGVFEGKTTGTPIALLIRNTDQRSQDYGDILQTFRPGHADYAYQNKYGIRDPRGGGRSSARLTAPVVAAAAIAKKWLHEKYGTEFYGYMSQLGELEIPFKDSAQIDRNPFFAANSEIIPQLEGYMDELRKAGDSCGARIEVRARNVPVGLGEPLFDKLDADIAHAMMGINAVKGVEIGAGFKSVVQRGSEHGDELHPDGFASNNSGGTLGGISSGQDLRVSIAIKPTSSIMSPKQSVDLDGKPITVQTKGRHDPCVGIRATPIAEAMLALVLMDHALRHRAQCADVPDAASIPASQPGSFRN; from the coding sequence ATGTCAGGAAATACTTTAGGCCTACTTTTTACTGTTACCACTTTTGGTGAATCCCACGGTCCCGCAATCGGGGCGGTGGTTGATGGTTGCCCGCCAGGTATGAATCTTTCAGAAGCTGACATTCAGTTGGACTTAGATCGTCGCAAACCAGGTACATCTCGTCACGTTACGCAGCGCAAAGAAGAGGACAAAGTTGAGATCCTTTCAGGTGTGTTTGAGGGCAAAACAACAGGCACCCCTATTGCGCTACTAATCCGTAATACAGACCAACGCAGCCAGGATTATGGTGATATCTTGCAGACCTTTAGACCTGGTCATGCTGATTATGCGTATCAAAATAAATATGGCATTCGTGACCCCCGTGGTGGCGGTCGCTCATCCGCTCGCTTAACGGCGCCAGTTGTTGCTGCCGCTGCGATCGCCAAAAAATGGCTTCATGAGAAATATGGCACTGAGTTTTATGGCTATATGAGTCAATTGGGCGAACTTGAAATTCCATTTAAAGATTCCGCTCAGATTGACCGGAATCCATTCTTTGCCGCTAATTCTGAAATCATCCCTCAGCTTGAAGGCTATATGGATGAGTTACGTAAAGCAGGGGATTCTTGTGGGGCACGTATCGAGGTAAGGGCTCGTAATGTTCCTGTTGGCTTGGGTGAGCCTTTATTCGATAAGTTGGATGCCGATATTGCACATGCCATGATGGGTATCAACGCCGTTAAAGGTGTTGAGATTGGCGCTGGCTTTAAGTCGGTAGTTCAGCGCGGTAGCGAGCATGGAGATGAGCTTCATCCCGATGGCTTTGCAAGCAATAACTCTGGCGGTACTTTGGGCGGCATTAGTAGCGGTCAAGATCTGCGTGTTTCTATCGCAATCAAACCAACTTCGAGCATCATGAGCCCGAAGCAGTCTGTCGATTTAGATGGAAAGCCGATTACAGTTCAAACCAAAGGCAGGCATGACCCTTGCGTTGGTATTCGTGCAACACCGATTGCTGAAGCAATGTTAGCGCTAGTATTAATGGATCATGCTCTACGCCATCGCGCTCAATGCGCTGATGTACCAGATGCTGCGTCTATTCCAGCCTCTCAACCAGGCTCATTCCGCAATTAA
- the mltG gene encoding endolytic transglycosylase MltG: protein MSRKIQSRSLFIKKKSKDRGLKYWLTILSILLGLIYGGIFLLPVVPNTPNVDSAPVYKVKINPNSSLSSIADQFGEQGLSINKFTIQVGARSLFVGSKLKPGTYMLPVGGSLGKVLLQIARGDRVRESIAIIPGMTIWQLRGIIDMHPALIHQTKGMSNKDLLQSLNLSYPSDEGLFLPDTYIFDPDEPDLNIYRRAAQAMQKQLNQAWEQKEFGLPLKTPYELLILSSIIEKETGRARDRDMISAVFINRLNKGMSLQTDPTVIYGIGTKFDGNLRKADLRKDTAYNTYMHKGLPPSPIAMPSKESILASAHPAKSEALFFVAKGDGSSHFSQSLKEHESAVDQYQRKIPPGKGAN, encoded by the coding sequence ATGAGCAGAAAAATTCAGAGCAGATCTCTATTTATTAAGAAAAAGTCAAAAGATCGAGGTCTAAAGTATTGGTTGACCATTTTGTCAATCTTGCTAGGTCTAATTTATGGCGGTATTTTTTTACTGCCAGTGGTGCCCAACACTCCCAATGTAGATAGCGCGCCTGTTTATAAAGTGAAGATTAATCCGAATTCGAGCCTTTCTAGCATTGCCGATCAGTTTGGTGAACAAGGCTTATCGATCAATAAATTCACTATCCAGGTAGGAGCTAGAAGTCTTTTCGTAGGATCAAAACTAAAGCCAGGCACTTATATGCTCCCAGTGGGAGGAAGTCTCGGTAAAGTGTTGCTGCAAATTGCACGCGGGGATCGAGTGAGGGAAAGTATTGCGATTATTCCGGGCATGACTATTTGGCAACTGCGGGGCATCATCGATATGCACCCGGCTCTTATCCACCAAACCAAGGGAATGAGCAACAAGGACTTGTTGCAATCCCTCAATCTTAGCTATCCCAGCGACGAAGGACTATTTCTTCCTGATACCTATATATTTGACCCAGATGAACCGGATTTAAATATATATCGTAGAGCCGCACAAGCCATGCAAAAGCAACTAAACCAAGCTTGGGAGCAAAAAGAGTTTGGGCTTCCCTTAAAAACACCCTATGAACTCTTAATCCTGTCTTCTATCATCGAAAAAGAAACTGGCCGCGCAAGAGATCGGGATATGATTTCCGCTGTATTTATAAATCGTCTCAATAAAGGAATGTCTCTCCAAACGGACCCTACGGTTATCTACGGAATAGGCACTAAATTTGATGGAAATTTGCGGAAAGCGGATTTACGCAAAGACACTGCCTACAATACCTATATGCATAAAGGTTTACCTCCTAGCCCCATCGCAATGCCCAGCAAAGAGTCTATTTTGGCTTCTGCGCATCCTGCTAAAAGTGAGGCCTTATTTTTCGTGGCAAAGGGCGATGGTAGCAGTCACTTTTCTCAAAGCTTAAAAGAGCATGAGTCAGCAGTAGACCAGTATCAACGCAAAATTCCGCCTGGAAAGGGCGCCAACTAA
- a CDS encoding MFS transporter, producing the protein MTPSLRWAFGSFFFLYFAYVGLVSPYASLFFLERGFSVIEIAALMSMLQITRIVGPFSWGWLSDYLSNRISIIRFCACLAAVVFLCIYFLHSYIGFFIWMFVLHTILSSLMPLGESATIHALYKDNSFDKRYGRLRLWGSIGFIAMVLAAGELFQRKSIGLYPIVGTVVLIALALITFCLHEPKMERRKMVKGELLVVLFNPDVRWFLVSGFFMIFAHAALYVFYSLYLSNLGYNKFQIGLFWALGVFAEVIFFYFQSKVLSRLDAEVILQAAFGIGVVRFALIAFLPITSVLILAQLMHAGTFAAHHSAATKLLQRWFTGPVQARGQALMATISYGLGGTLGGLCAGWIWEASQPRDVFVMSAFACGLAGMAIQKLRPRHYPAR; encoded by the coding sequence ATGACGCCTTCGCTACGCTGGGCCTTCGGGTCCTTTTTCTTTTTATATTTCGCTTATGTTGGGTTAGTTTCTCCATACGCTAGCCTGTTCTTTTTAGAACGGGGCTTTAGTGTTATAGAGATTGCTGCATTGATGTCTATGTTGCAGATCACCCGCATTGTTGGCCCTTTTTCTTGGGGTTGGTTATCGGACTACCTTTCTAATCGGATTAGCATTATTCGATTCTGTGCATGTCTTGCAGCGGTAGTTTTCTTATGCATTTATTTCTTGCATAGCTACATCGGATTTTTTATTTGGATGTTTGTGTTGCACACCATTTTGAGTAGTTTGATGCCGCTTGGTGAGTCAGCCACTATTCATGCCTTATACAAAGATAATTCCTTTGATAAGCGTTACGGACGCTTGCGTCTCTGGGGGTCTATCGGCTTTATTGCCATGGTTCTTGCTGCAGGAGAGCTATTCCAGCGCAAAAGCATTGGGCTTTATCCCATTGTGGGCACCGTTGTTTTAATTGCCCTAGCTCTTATTACTTTTTGTCTACACGAGCCCAAGATGGAGCGTCGCAAAATGGTGAAAGGGGAGTTATTGGTTGTGCTTTTTAATCCAGATGTTCGGTGGTTTTTAGTGTCTGGATTTTTTATGATCTTTGCCCACGCTGCTTTATATGTTTTTTACTCTCTTTATCTCTCAAACCTTGGGTACAACAAATTTCAGATTGGCCTGTTTTGGGCTCTAGGAGTTTTCGCTGAAGTCATTTTCTTTTACTTTCAAAGCAAGGTATTGAGTCGGTTAGATGCCGAGGTGATATTGCAGGCCGCCTTTGGAATTGGAGTAGTCAGATTTGCTTTAATAGCCTTCCTACCAATCACTTCCGTTTTGATATTGGCGCAATTAATGCATGCTGGCACTTTTGCTGCGCACCATAGTGCCGCTACAAAACTTTTGCAACGTTGGTTCACGGGCCCGGTACAGGCTAGAGGTCAAGCTTTGATGGCTACCATCTCATACGGTCTTGGCGGAACGCTCGGGGGGTTATGTGCTGGTTGGATATGGGAGGCATCTCAACCTAGAGATGTATTTGTAATGTCCGCATTTGCTTGCGGACTGGCGGGTATGGCGATCCAAAAACTCAGACCGCGACATTACCCCGCTAGATAG
- the msrB gene encoding peptide-methionine (R)-S-oxide reductase MsrB, whose product MTKTDKEYKQSLSDIEYRVTREAATERPFTGKYWDHWDKGRYQCVCCGTPLFLSETKFDAGCGWPSYNAPEVASSIKEIRDTTHGMIRTEVRCANCDAHLGHVFEDGPMPTGLRYCINSASLSFEPGTNAIPAKTDE is encoded by the coding sequence ATGACAAAAACAGATAAAGAATATAAGCAATCATTAAGTGATATAGAGTACCGCGTCACTCGAGAAGCGGCAACCGAGCGGCCTTTTACTGGCAAATACTGGGATCACTGGGACAAAGGTCGCTATCAGTGCGTTTGCTGCGGTACGCCACTCTTTTTATCAGAGACCAAGTTCGACGCTGGTTGTGGTTGGCCAAGCTATAACGCACCAGAAGTTGCATCCTCTATTAAGGAAATTCGAGATACTACTCATGGCATGATTCGTACCGAAGTCCGTTGCGCAAATTGCGATGCGCATTTAGGCCATGTATTTGAGGATGGCCCTATGCCAACCGGTTTGCGCTACTGTATTAACTCTGCATCCTTGAGTTTTGAGCCAGGCACTAACGCTATACCTGCAAAAACAGATGAATAA
- a CDS encoding YdiU family protein produces the protein MAFTLSGNDACQATLPTPIPNPYWVAFSPSSAKLVGIDLDENHLPVDKTWLEVLSGNGLNTANHQFPNPMATAYSGHQFGVWAGQLGDGRAILLGNIASQELQLKGAGITRFSRMGDGRAVLRSSIREFLCSESMHALGIPTTRALSIVGSDMPVRRETLETAAVCARLAPSFIRVGHFEHYASLQNHARLKELADYLIEIHYPESLQTDEPYLELFKRICARNANLVAQWQAVGFCHGVLNSDNISVLGLTIDYGPFGFLDQFQIDHICNHSDQGGRYAYHRQPQIMHWNMACLASAMIPLLELRHGEKEAQDLLRSALEEFPNTYARAWQSLFRNKLGFSTEQDGDVALIERLLQAMHDSKVDFTNFFRNLGKLKSKLPISQISLRDDFIDRDAIDLWFVDYLARLQSESSNDSERHLAMNRVNPKYILRNHLAQFAIEQAQKKDFSEVSKILKILSNPFDDQPEFASYSLAPPPDMDMVEVSCSS, from the coding sequence ATGGCCTTTACTTTAAGCGGCAATGATGCCTGCCAAGCAACCCTCCCCACCCCGATACCCAATCCCTACTGGGTCGCATTTTCACCCTCTTCCGCCAAATTGGTGGGTATCGACCTGGACGAAAATCATCTGCCCGTAGATAAAACATGGCTAGAGGTATTGTCTGGTAACGGTTTAAATACAGCCAACCATCAATTTCCAAATCCTATGGCAACAGCCTATAGCGGACATCAATTTGGGGTATGGGCTGGTCAACTGGGTGATGGACGCGCAATATTGTTAGGCAATATTGCTAGCCAAGAATTACAACTTAAAGGGGCTGGGATAACGCGATTCTCCCGCATGGGTGATGGTCGTGCTGTACTGCGCTCGTCTATAAGGGAATTCTTATGCAGCGAGTCAATGCATGCTCTGGGCATTCCAACTACGAGAGCGCTTTCAATTGTTGGCTCAGATATGCCCGTCAGAAGAGAAACTTTAGAGACTGCAGCGGTTTGTGCTCGCTTAGCACCAAGCTTTATTCGGGTTGGCCACTTTGAGCATTACGCTTCACTGCAAAACCATGCAAGGTTAAAAGAGCTCGCAGATTACCTCATAGAAATACATTACCCAGAATCCCTACAGACTGATGAGCCTTACTTGGAATTATTTAAAAGAATTTGCGCACGCAACGCTAATTTAGTCGCTCAATGGCAGGCTGTGGGCTTTTGTCATGGGGTTCTCAATAGTGACAATATTAGCGTGCTTGGATTGACTATTGACTATGGCCCTTTTGGATTTTTAGACCAGTTTCAGATCGACCATATTTGCAACCATAGCGATCAAGGTGGTCGTTATGCCTACCATCGTCAACCACAAATCATGCATTGGAATATGGCATGCTTGGCCAGCGCCATGATTCCACTACTTGAGCTCCGCCACGGTGAAAAAGAAGCCCAAGATCTACTGCGTTCAGCCCTTGAAGAGTTCCCAAATACTTATGCGAGAGCTTGGCAATCGTTGTTTCGTAATAAATTGGGATTTAGTACGGAGCAAGATGGGGACGTCGCCCTGATTGAACGGTTATTGCAGGCAATGCATGATTCGAAGGTGGATTTCACGAACTTCTTTCGCAACCTTGGAAAGCTCAAGTCAAAACTGCCTATTTCGCAGATTTCCTTAAGAGATGATTTTATTGACCGTGATGCAATTGATCTTTGGTTCGTTGATTATTTAGCTCGCTTACAGAGTGAATCCAGCAATGATTCAGAGCGACACCTAGCAATGAATCGAGTAAACCCAAAATACATCCTGCGAAATCATCTTGCCCAGTTCGCCATTGAACAGGCGCAGAAAAAAGACTTTTCTGAGGTATCAAAGATTCTTAAGATTTTAAGCAACCCGTTTGATGATCAGCCAGAATTTGCTTCTTACTCGCTAGCTCCGCCACCAGATATGGATATGGTCGAAGTAAGCTGCTCCTCATAG
- a CDS encoding NRDE family protein yields MCLILFAWNSHPEYSLVVAANRDEFYERNTDGVSWWSEHPHVLAGRDRADVLGNPGTWLGFTKTGKFAALTNVRAPSEKNPDSRTRGELSLMYLTGNERPSEFIQGNAKRFQQYNGFNLLMADLSDPANAEMHWVSNRMMIGQSIRPRKVFPQQTLEPGVYGLSNAMLDTPWPKVNHRVAAFAQALAMDQGQLKNADPYLKLLADTHHASDNELPNTGVSREWEKALSPAFIKTPAYGTRSSTVLRVRKDGQFEMVERRFDASGTVGHDVVTGVLSSASDSNLSV; encoded by the coding sequence ATGTGCCTTATTCTCTTCGCTTGGAATTCTCACCCAGAATATTCACTGGTGGTAGCGGCGAACCGTGATGAGTTTTACGAACGCAATACCGATGGCGTTTCTTGGTGGTCTGAACATCCTCATGTTTTGGCAGGCAGAGATCGGGCTGATGTATTGGGTAATCCCGGCACCTGGCTTGGATTTACCAAAACTGGAAAATTTGCAGCCTTAACAAATGTTCGAGCGCCTAGCGAAAAAAATCCTGATTCTAGAACGCGTGGTGAACTGTCTTTGATGTACCTCACCGGTAATGAGCGCCCCTCGGAATTTATCCAAGGAAATGCAAAGCGTTTTCAGCAATACAACGGCTTTAATCTTTTGATGGCGGATTTAAGTGATCCAGCCAATGCCGAAATGCATTGGGTCAGCAATCGTATGATGATTGGGCAAAGTATTCGTCCGCGGAAAGTTTTTCCACAACAAACGTTAGAGCCAGGAGTTTATGGTTTGTCTAATGCCATGCTTGATACTCCGTGGCCAAAAGTAAATCACCGTGTAGCTGCATTTGCTCAGGCATTGGCTATGGATCAAGGGCAACTTAAAAATGCAGATCCGTATTTAAAGCTATTAGCAGACACGCACCACGCTAGTGATAACGAACTTCCTAACACGGGGGTTAGTCGTGAATGGGAGAAGGCACTATCTCCCGCGTTTATTAAAACCCCCGCCTATGGAACGCGTTCAAGTACAGTTTTGAGGGTACGGAAAGACGGTCAGTTTGAGATGGTGGAGCGTCGCTTTGACGCTTCAGGAACTGTAGGTCATGACGTTGTTACGGGCGTCCTTAGCTCTGCATCAGATTCAAATTTATCTGTTTAG
- a CDS encoding folate-binding protein YgfZ: MINTPKIEQNWLNNPTSLPCNLPQWGLILVEGSDAASFLQNQLTNSVLGLNRTLPGQMAQNFSGVRLVGYCSPKGRLLASAWLGLFPSGENAEDRFALFISKDIAASTAKRLSMFVLRSKVKVTDVSEDWIISGLHCSEEQIVEFRLDPSAIALRMPDVLANNQSVARLLFAMPVDKQSSARDSNEMLQTWNELEVLSAIPRIVQATQEQFVPQMINFESVAGVDFKKGCYPGQEIVARSQYRGAIKRRLQIARIDISSSDENLPMPGVELFHSNDPSQPAGMVVLSAHSPGYGDRIDLQVECKLEALENGEIHLGSPEGPVLKIDLLPYPLLEI; the protein is encoded by the coding sequence ATGATAAATACCCCCAAAATTGAGCAAAACTGGCTAAATAACCCTACTTCCCTGCCCTGCAATTTGCCGCAGTGGGGGTTAATCCTGGTTGAGGGCTCAGATGCTGCAAGTTTTTTACAAAATCAATTAACAAATTCAGTATTGGGACTAAACCGCACCCTTCCCGGACAAATGGCCCAAAATTTTTCAGGTGTCCGCCTAGTAGGTTATTGCAGCCCTAAAGGGAGGTTGCTTGCAAGCGCATGGCTTGGATTGTTTCCATCTGGCGAGAATGCCGAAGATCGCTTTGCTTTATTTATTTCGAAGGATATTGCTGCAAGTACAGCAAAACGTTTATCCATGTTTGTACTGCGCTCAAAGGTCAAAGTTACCGATGTATCTGAGGATTGGATTATTTCTGGACTACATTGTTCTGAGGAACAGATTGTCGAGTTTAGGCTTGATCCTAGTGCTATAGCTTTACGTATGCCCGATGTTTTGGCAAATAATCAATCGGTTGCCCGTCTTTTATTTGCAATGCCCGTTGATAAGCAATCAAGTGCACGCGACTCTAATGAAATGCTTCAAACATGGAATGAGCTTGAGGTCTTAAGTGCCATTCCTAGAATTGTTCAAGCAACTCAGGAGCAATTTGTACCCCAAATGATTAATTTTGAATCTGTTGCCGGCGTTGATTTTAAAAAAGGGTGTTATCCAGGCCAAGAAATCGTTGCTCGCAGTCAATATCGCGGCGCCATCAAGCGTCGACTACAAATTGCCCGTATAGATATCAGTAGCTCAGATGAAAACCTACCCATGCCGGGCGTTGAACTTTTCCACTCCAATGACCCCTCCCAGCCAGCAGGAATGGTAGTTTTATCTGCACATTCCCCAGGGTATGGTGACCGCATTGACCTTCAGGTCGAGTGCAAGTTAGAGGCGCTTGAAAATGGGGAAATTCATCTTGGTAGCCCTGAGGGACCTGTGTTAAAAATAGATTTATTGCCCTACCCTTTGCTCGAAATTTAA
- a CDS encoding septation protein A, with translation MKFLFDLFPIILFFVAFKLGDIYTATIVAMVATIGQILWVYYRHRKIDAMQWISLVMIVVFGSLTIFLHDKTFIQLKPTALYWLFSGALFISAQFFQKNWIQVLMGKQVTLKAASAHSVWRSLNVAWAIFFFFMGALNLYVAFEYSEETWVNFKLFGSTGLLLIFVILQGVWLSKHMEHPSE, from the coding sequence ATGAAATTTTTATTCGACCTATTCCCTATCATTCTCTTCTTTGTCGCATTTAAGCTGGGTGATATATACACAGCGACTATCGTAGCTATGGTTGCCACTATCGGACAGATTCTTTGGGTCTATTACCGCCATCGCAAGATCGATGCCATGCAATGGATAAGTCTTGTCATGATTGTTGTGTTTGGCAGCCTCACAATCTTCTTGCATGACAAAACATTTATTCAATTAAAGCCGACAGCGCTTTACTGGCTCTTTTCAGGCGCCCTATTTATCAGTGCTCAGTTTTTTCAAAAGAATTGGATACAAGTATTAATGGGAAAGCAGGTAACGCTCAAAGCAGCATCAGCGCATTCAGTTTGGCGTAGCCTCAATGTGGCTTGGGCTATATTCTTTTTCTTCATGGGCGCACTCAATCTGTATGTTGCTTTTGAGTACTCAGAAGAAACTTGGGTTAACTTTAAATTATTCGGCAGTACTGGCCTCTTATTAATTTTTGTCATTCTTCAAGGAGTTTGGCTCTCCAAGCACATGGAGCACCCAAGCGAATGA
- a CDS encoding PaaI family thioesterase, with translation MNKQVQMNPQAQLANLGEELNVPFLKLLGVRCLSAEMGKGEILLALKPEHNNTWEVAHGGVLLTLMDVAMAVAARSGDPGDRSVVTIEMKNNFMQAATGVLRVKADTVRRTATMAFCEAKLYNDQGEICCMSTGTFKYLKRLVARNADGDRVINDDGRFE, from the coding sequence ATGAATAAACAAGTCCAAATGAATCCACAAGCACAATTAGCTAATTTAGGCGAAGAGTTGAATGTGCCCTTTTTAAAGCTTTTGGGTGTTCGTTGCTTAAGCGCTGAAATGGGCAAAGGGGAGATTTTGCTAGCCCTCAAACCCGAGCACAACAACACCTGGGAAGTAGCACATGGAGGCGTTTTGTTAACGCTAATGGATGTAGCTATGGCTGTTGCTGCACGTTCTGGAGATCCTGGTGATCGTAGTGTGGTAACCATTGAGATGAAGAATAATTTCATGCAAGCCGCTACTGGTGTATTAAGAGTTAAGGCTGATACCGTTCGCAGAACTGCAACGATGGCTTTTTGCGAAGCCAAGCTTTATAACGATCAAGGTGAAATTTGCTGCATGTCTACCGGTACTTTCAAGTACCTGAAGCGCTTAGTAGCTCGTAATGCAGATGGTGATCGAGTTATAAACGATGATGGTCGCTTTGAGTAA